From Oligoflexia bacterium, the proteins below share one genomic window:
- the queF gene encoding preQ(1) synthase, protein MAIAEGKVLEFKSPDTVDNSILETFPYSGPKQRVQYSTNEFTAVCPFSGLPDIGSVTIDYMPGNKCVELKSLKYYLLSYRDVGIYQEHVTAKLYEDISKVLQAQEMTLTVVYQTRGGIDTVCKIDSNEQK, encoded by the coding sequence ATGGCAATAGCAGAAGGTAAAGTTTTAGAGTTTAAATCCCCGGATACCGTTGATAACAGCATCTTAGAAACATTCCCCTACTCTGGCCCAAAGCAGCGGGTTCAATACAGCACCAATGAGTTCACGGCAGTTTGTCCTTTTTCTGGTCTACCGGATATAGGTAGCGTGACCATTGACTATATGCCGGGCAATAAATGTGTAGAGCTCAAATCACTTAAATATTATTTATTGAGTTATAGAGACGTGGGTATTTACCAAGAGCATGTCACAGCCAAACTTTATGAGGACATCAGCAAAGTCTTGCAAGCCCAAGAAATGACTTTGACTGTCGTGTATCAAACCCGGGGTGGTATTGATACGGTATGCAAAATTGACTCGAACGAGCAAAAATAA
- the queC gene encoding 7-cyano-7-deazaguanine synthase QueC gives MASDAALVLFSGGQDSTTCLLWAKQKFSHVDAICFHYGQKHSVELECAQTICKKHSVPLKMVDLSFLSSLSHNALTDENMEPTGEKGENELPTTFVPGRNALFLTSAVCYAIPKGINDLVIGACEVDYSGYPDCRDDFIQSQQQTLSLALGQNIIIHTPLMQLDKAETFQLAKDLDGLNDVIELSHTCYRGDRSQRHPWGYGCNNCDACHLRKNGFEQFKHMNTIS, from the coding sequence ATGGCTTCTGATGCTGCCTTGGTTCTTTTTTCTGGTGGCCAAGATTCTACCACCTGTCTGTTATGGGCCAAACAAAAGTTTAGTCACGTTGATGCCATTTGTTTCCACTATGGACAAAAACACAGTGTTGAGTTGGAATGTGCTCAAACCATATGTAAGAAACACTCTGTTCCTTTAAAAATGGTAGACCTGTCTTTTTTATCAAGCTTAAGTCACAACGCTCTAACCGATGAAAACATGGAGCCCACCGGCGAAAAAGGAGAAAATGAACTGCCCACAACCTTTGTACCTGGAAGAAACGCCCTGTTTTTAACCTCTGCGGTATGTTACGCTATTCCTAAAGGGATCAATGATTTGGTTATTGGTGCCTGTGAAGTTGATTACTCTGGTTATCCTGACTGTAGAGATGACTTTATCCAATCCCAGCAACAAACCTTAAGTCTGGCTTTAGGGCAAAACATCATAATCCACACCCCTTTAATGCAACTTGATAAAGCTGAAACCTTTCAACTGGCAAAAGATTTAGATGGCCTCAATGATGTCATTGAGTTATCGCATACCTGTTATAGAGGTGATCGAAGTCAACGGCATCCTTGGGGCTATGGCTGCAACAATTGTGATGCCTGTCACTTAAGAAAAAATGGCTTTGAACAGTTTAAGCACATGAACACTATTTCATAA